A genomic window from Gossypium hirsutum isolate 1008001.06 chromosome D12, Gossypium_hirsutum_v2.1, whole genome shotgun sequence includes:
- the LOC107945488 gene encoding protein DA1-related 1 isoform X2, translating into MGWLTKILKGSSNKGRYHERYGDGRTWDEPRRSTEGSDGFDKDEIDCAIAISLSEVDPKGKKVIDESEPEEESDEDVKYVESHVEEEEDSYAKAHEEKEDDRHAKVQQEEDEDLAKVQLEEDEQLAKAIQESLNVESPPRSGHGGLFSPYPFFFSASYRICAGCNAEIGHGRYLSCMGSVWHPECFRCHACNQPINDYEFSVSGNRPFHKSCYKEQHHPKCDVCRKFIPTNSAGLIEYRAHPYWMQKYCPSHERDGTPRCCSCERMEPVDVKYISLDDGRRLCLECLDSAIMDTHECQPLYLEIQEFYEGLNMKVEQQVPLLLVERQALNEAMEGEKNGHHHLPETRGLCLSEEQTVTTVLRRPRIGAGYRFIDMITEPHRLIRRCEVTAILILYGLPRLLTGSILAHEMMHAWLRLKGYPNLSPEVEEGICQVLAHMWLDSEIYAAAGSDAASSSSSSSASSSSSSSPSSSSSTSSKKGKRSDFEKKLGGFFKHQIESDSSTAYGEGFRQGNQAVNKYGLKRTLDHIRMTGSFPF; encoded by the exons ATGGGTTGGCTGACCAAGATTCTTAAAGGTTCAAGTAATAAAGGGCGATATCATGAGAGATATGGAGATGGTAGAACTTGGGATGAACCTCGCCGTTCAACG GAAGGCTCTGATGGTTTTGACAAAGATGAAATTGATTGTGCTATTGCAATTTCCCTTTCAGAAGTAGACCCAAAAGGCAAGAAAGTAATAG ATGAGTCTGAACCGGAGGAGGAATCAGACGAGGATGTAAAATATGTTGAATCTCATGTGGAGGAGGAAGAGGACAGCTATGCCAAAGCTCATGAAGAGAAAGAGGATGACCGACATGCCAAAGTTCAGCAAGAGGAAGATGAAGATCTCGCTAAAGTTCAATTGGAAGAAGATGAACAACTTGCTAAGGCAATTCAAGAAAGTTTAAATGTGGAGTCTCCACCTCGTTCTGGTCATGGGGGTTTATTTTCTCCTTATCCATTCTTCTTTTCAGCTAGTTACAG AATCTGTGCTGGTTGCAATGCTGAGATTGGTCATGGACGATACCTTAGTTGCATGGGTTCTGTTTGGCATCCAGAATGTTTCCGCTGTCATGCTTGCAACCAACCAATTAATGATTACGAG TTTTCGGTTTCAGGGAATCGTCCTTTTCATAAATCCTGCTATAAAGAGCAGCATCATCCAAAATGTGATGTTTGCAGGAAATTT ATACCGACAAATTCAGCTGGTCTTATTGAGTACAGGGCACATCCCTACTGGATGCAAAAGTACTGCCCCTCTCATGAGCGTGATGGCACTCCTCGCTGTTGTAGTTGCGAAAGAATGGAG CCTGTAGATGTAAAATATATATCACTTGATGATGGTCGGAGGCTGTGCCTAGAGTGTCTAGATTCTGCAATTATGGATACTCATGAATGCCAACCTCTCTACCTTGAAATCCAAGAATTTTATGAAGGATTAAATATGAAAGTTGAACAACAGGTTCCTCTCCTTCTGGTTGAGAGGCAAGCTCTAAATGAGGCCATGGAGGGAGAAAAGAAT GGCCATCATCACTTACCAGAAACTAGAGGACTCTGCTTGTCAGAGGAACAGACAGTTACCACC GTCTTAAGGAGGCCAAGGATTGGGGCTGGCTATCGGTTCATAGACATGATTACTGAACCTCATAGGCTAATTCGTCGGTGTGAAGTTACagctattctcattttgtatggTCTTCCTAG GTTACTGACAGGATCTATCCTGGCTCATGAGATGATGCACGCTTGGCTTAGGCTTAAAG GTTATCCAAATCTGAGTCCGGAAGTTGAGGAAGGAATATGTCAGGTTTTGGCACATATGTGGTTGGACTCTGAGATCTATGCTGCAGCGGGAAGTGATGCAGCTTCATCGTCATCCTCGTCATCtgcatcttcttcttcatcatcatcaccatcatcatcctCTTCCACATCATCAAAGAAAGGAAAGCGCTCGGATTTTGAGAAGAAACTTGGCGGCTTTTTTAAGCACCAGATTGAGTCAGATTCATCCACAGCGTATGGAGAGGGATTCAGGCAAGGTAATCAAGCAGTGAACAAGTACGGTCTTAAAAGGACCCTTGATCATATTCGGATGACAGGAAGCTTCCCTTTTTGA
- the LOC107945488 gene encoding protein DA1-related 1 isoform X1 — protein sequence MGWLTKILKGSSNKGRYHERYGDGRTWDEPRRSTEGSDGFDKDEIDCAIAISLSEVDPKGKKVIEDESEPEEESDEDVKYVESHVEEEEDSYAKAHEEKEDDRHAKVQQEEDEDLAKVQLEEDEQLAKAIQESLNVESPPRSGHGGLFSPYPFFFSASYRICAGCNAEIGHGRYLSCMGSVWHPECFRCHACNQPINDYEFSVSGNRPFHKSCYKEQHHPKCDVCRKFIPTNSAGLIEYRAHPYWMQKYCPSHERDGTPRCCSCERMEPVDVKYISLDDGRRLCLECLDSAIMDTHECQPLYLEIQEFYEGLNMKVEQQVPLLLVERQALNEAMEGEKNGHHHLPETRGLCLSEEQTVTTVLRRPRIGAGYRFIDMITEPHRLIRRCEVTAILILYGLPRLLTGSILAHEMMHAWLRLKGYPNLSPEVEEGICQVLAHMWLDSEIYAAAGSDAASSSSSSSASSSSSSSPSSSSSTSSKKGKRSDFEKKLGGFFKHQIESDSSTAYGEGFRQGNQAVNKYGLKRTLDHIRMTGSFPF from the exons ATGGGTTGGCTGACCAAGATTCTTAAAGGTTCAAGTAATAAAGGGCGATATCATGAGAGATATGGAGATGGTAGAACTTGGGATGAACCTCGCCGTTCAACG GAAGGCTCTGATGGTTTTGACAAAGATGAAATTGATTGTGCTATTGCAATTTCCCTTTCAGAAGTAGACCCAAAAGGCAAGAAAGTAATAG AAGATGAGTCTGAACCGGAGGAGGAATCAGACGAGGATGTAAAATATGTTGAATCTCATGTGGAGGAGGAAGAGGACAGCTATGCCAAAGCTCATGAAGAGAAAGAGGATGACCGACATGCCAAAGTTCAGCAAGAGGAAGATGAAGATCTCGCTAAAGTTCAATTGGAAGAAGATGAACAACTTGCTAAGGCAATTCAAGAAAGTTTAAATGTGGAGTCTCCACCTCGTTCTGGTCATGGGGGTTTATTTTCTCCTTATCCATTCTTCTTTTCAGCTAGTTACAG AATCTGTGCTGGTTGCAATGCTGAGATTGGTCATGGACGATACCTTAGTTGCATGGGTTCTGTTTGGCATCCAGAATGTTTCCGCTGTCATGCTTGCAACCAACCAATTAATGATTACGAG TTTTCGGTTTCAGGGAATCGTCCTTTTCATAAATCCTGCTATAAAGAGCAGCATCATCCAAAATGTGATGTTTGCAGGAAATTT ATACCGACAAATTCAGCTGGTCTTATTGAGTACAGGGCACATCCCTACTGGATGCAAAAGTACTGCCCCTCTCATGAGCGTGATGGCACTCCTCGCTGTTGTAGTTGCGAAAGAATGGAG CCTGTAGATGTAAAATATATATCACTTGATGATGGTCGGAGGCTGTGCCTAGAGTGTCTAGATTCTGCAATTATGGATACTCATGAATGCCAACCTCTCTACCTTGAAATCCAAGAATTTTATGAAGGATTAAATATGAAAGTTGAACAACAGGTTCCTCTCCTTCTGGTTGAGAGGCAAGCTCTAAATGAGGCCATGGAGGGAGAAAAGAAT GGCCATCATCACTTACCAGAAACTAGAGGACTCTGCTTGTCAGAGGAACAGACAGTTACCACC GTCTTAAGGAGGCCAAGGATTGGGGCTGGCTATCGGTTCATAGACATGATTACTGAACCTCATAGGCTAATTCGTCGGTGTGAAGTTACagctattctcattttgtatggTCTTCCTAG GTTACTGACAGGATCTATCCTGGCTCATGAGATGATGCACGCTTGGCTTAGGCTTAAAG GTTATCCAAATCTGAGTCCGGAAGTTGAGGAAGGAATATGTCAGGTTTTGGCACATATGTGGTTGGACTCTGAGATCTATGCTGCAGCGGGAAGTGATGCAGCTTCATCGTCATCCTCGTCATCtgcatcttcttcttcatcatcatcaccatcatcatcctCTTCCACATCATCAAAGAAAGGAAAGCGCTCGGATTTTGAGAAGAAACTTGGCGGCTTTTTTAAGCACCAGATTGAGTCAGATTCATCCACAGCGTATGGAGAGGGATTCAGGCAAGGTAATCAAGCAGTGAACAAGTACGGTCTTAAAAGGACCCTTGATCATATTCGGATGACAGGAAGCTTCCCTTTTTGA